ACATCTCCTGTCAGCCAGGAACTTTTCTGTAAAGTTTATAATCCTTTAATCCATGTCAGGTGTGAATGGACGATCCCCAAGGTCCTGGCCAACACATAGACAAAGCCAGATGTCCACATCCACCATACTGATCCACCAGAGTTCTGATGTTGGCGGACATGTAGGTAATCTTTAACCCAGGCAGGTTCTTAATGATTTTCCTTCACTCCCAGCATCTTCCTCCTTTAGGAACTCATTAACGTGTAGATCATACTGGAGAAACAGAGAAGATGCACTTAGTCATCTCACAAGAGAGGCACCATCACATTATATTACGGTAATAGAAGACTGGCAGTCACGTATCACAAGAGAGGCACCATCACATTATATTACGGTAGTAGAAGACTGGCAGTCACGTATCACAAGAGAGGCACCATCACATTATATTACGGTAACAGAAGACTGGCTGTCACGTATTACAAGAGAGGCGTCATCACATTATAATACGGTAACAGAAGACTGTCAGTCACGTATCACAAGAGAGGCACCATCACATTATATTACGGTAGTAGAAGACTAGCAGTCACGTATCACAAGAGAGGCGCCATCACATTATATTACGGTAGTAGAAGACTAGCAGTCACGTATCACAAGAGAGGCGCCATCACATTATATTACGGTAGTAGAAGACTAGCAGTCACGTATCACAAAAGAGGCGCCAACAcattatattacagtagtagAAGACTAGCAGTCACGTATCACAAGAGAGGCGCCATCACATTATATTACAGAAATATAAGACTAGCAGTCACGTATCACAAGAGAGGCGTCATCAcattatattacagtagtagAAGACCAATAGTCACGTATCACCAGAGAGGCACCATCACATTATATTACAGTAACAGAAGACCAATAGTCACGTATCACAAGAGAGGCGTCATCAcattatattacagtagtagAAGACCAATAGTCACGTATCACAAGAGAGGCACCATCACAATTTATTACAGTAACAGAAGACCAATAGTCACGAATCACAAGAGAGGCGTCATcacattattaggccatgttcacatggcgtatgagaccggccataccgtgacccggccaggtcacggagcggccggtctctaaaaagatcatcccggacggtactgcagtactggccggatgatctttatggccgtagagttctgatgcgtatGGAGTatgagccggagccgctcgcttcatattgtgcactgacatggttttttacggccgctattcaatgattagcggccgcaaaaaactgacatgttagttctttgcggcgccgcttgggatcctggccggagcgtatactatgtatatacgctccggctgggatcccatagaaaaacatgCAAGGTGTCATGGAGTACAaagtacttttacgctgtgtgaacatagccttttactgtAATAGAAGACTGGCAGTCATGTATCACAAGAGAGGCACGATCACATTATATTACGGTAATAGAAGACCAATAGTAACGTATCACAAGAGAGGCGTTATCaaattatattactgtaatagaAGACCAGCCATCACGTATCACAAGAGAGACACGATCATATTATATTACAGTAACAGAAGACCAATAGTTACATATAACAAGAGAGGCGCCATAACATTATATTACGGTAATAGAAGACCAGCAATAACATATCACAAGAGACGGACCATCACACTATATTACGGTAATCATGTGTAGTAGTCATGTGTCATGTGTCACAAGCTCATAAGGTTCTGTTctagtgatatttttttttattcaaagaaaaaaacCTTTCACAAtcaagtaaacaaaaaaaaaatttctattacGAATAATCTATTACGAATATCTTAAAATTGTGGCATTTACCAGTATAGATAATAGAAGAAGGAGAGGAGGTAGAATGCTAGTTTGCACCAGGCTTCTTTCTGACAATAACTCAAGGTGCTGGCATTCATTACTACTGGTGGGTCATATGCCAACTCTGAGCTGTCTGCCGGGCAGTGGAAATACCTGGTGACAGATAAAAAAGACAGGTAAGCAAAGACTAGCATAGACGgcatagacaggtaagcaatggtGCGTAGACTTAAAGTACAGTACAACATGTTAATATGTCTAATCCTGGTGAAATGTAAGAGATGTGCTGggtcctccctctcccctctcacagcatgcagttACATACAGTAGGGAAAGATACTGCAgcttcacccccctcctccctgttttCAGTTTACTGCATATACAGACCAGGAGGTGACTGTAGAGGTGTCTAAACATATATAGAGAACCTGCAGAGAGGGAAGTAGAACTATGGGCTGCTGAGTGTCCTTCGTATCACTGTGTGATGTATGTGATGGCAGAGGGCAGTGTAtccttcccacatcatcacaccagcagagggcagtgtgtccttccAATATCATCATACCATCAAGTGGCagcgtgtcctccccacatcatcacaccagtagggggTAGTGTGTCCTCCTAGGGCATGTAAtagaggggccgcctgtgtctggatggtGCAAACTCTATGAGATGCTGGAGCGTGTCGGCAGATCACATATTCCTCTCTACTAGGTCTGGGCCCCTGAACCCTGTTCTGCAGGTGTAACCTCAAATAACCACTACTCTCAACATCTCCTAACAGCTTGTTTTGAATGGCCTAGATGGCAACACTCATCCTGCTTCTCTCAGTACAGTGATGCCTCCTCTCACAGTCTGTCAACTGGGAAAAATACCTTCAAGTGCATCGTGGTGACAAGTCTACTAAATAGTCTTATCTCACCCAAAGGTACACTATCCAAAAGTAGCGTCTGATAGACATGTTATAGGGCAGCAGAGGGAAGAACTTTTACACCCTCTTGTGGCAGAACAGAGTGTAAGATCAAACCTCATCTGTAATCATCACATATCTGCCCGAGACAGAACCTAAGGACGGGTTTTATAGCAATCTGACATTTTTATCTGAATGCattatttttttcccatgtactactaatttctgcaaagaaaaaaaaaaagaaaaagaaaattcatGGCTGTCACTGTCATAGAATAATAAAATGAATTACCTCCAGATGTGGTAGAAGAGTAATGGGGCGTTCAGCCCGAGCGTTAACCATTCTTCGGCACATAAGAACATTATACAGAACAGGCTGTGAATGGAATATTCTGGAAGCACCAGCTGAAAGAGATAAAAATCATACAGTATTAAAGAACTGAAGGTAATATtctgataataataatttatgGCATATAGTCTAAGGATATCCCATATGCATTAGATAACTGTCATGGGAACAAGGGTCATATATTCACTGTTGTGCCATGGAGGCTAGTAAagttataagggaggggggagtcatGTCCATGGCACATGACCAGTCGTGACCAGGCTTGAAGGTACATTGGAGTACATTAGAAGGGTCCCCGACAATAAGCTGATCACAAAGCAGTGTTCCTGCTGTGATCCCAGCGATCAGCTCTATTGCTCTGCAGTGCCATCGCAGGAGAAATGGAGCATTACACAGTCTCTATACATATAAATGGATTGTATGGACAGGACCAGTCCTCCAGAGAAAGAGAGACTTGATCTTGTGCCCCAAGATGTCAGGTGGTCTTGAGAAACTGACTTTGTCTcccattagggtgccttcacacgtaccgtatgctgcgttttttacatgcccgttttgattttcacatgattttcatgtgaaaatcaaaactcgcatgtaaaaatcgcaccaaaaacgcagcgataaaaacacagcgatacggtacgtgtgaagctacccataagAAGTATTTTTAGTCCTTGTTGAAGTAATAGACTGAGTGTGCCAATTGCCCTGGAATACAATAACAATATGCAGAGAGAAGCATTATAATTGTTCATTGTAATGAGATACAGCACGCACAGCAGCCGCCTACACCATGCTGGCTCTGCTATGTATAATACATGAGGCCGCCACCTCAAGCACAGGGGTTTGTGGGGGCAACAATGTTTAATACCAGAATATAAAAAATTTACAATATGGGAATCGTCTTGGTAGAACTAATGATTAACCACCTGACAACCtaatggccttaaagtgacagagaTGGCAAAATGACAGCAGATTATCGACCGGGACGGCACAGTGCTGCGacaagtgattgactgagcggtctgtcacttcagagtccggctctgaagttccaccggcggctgcgggcagaagcctggaagacaccagggagagggcagaagctccggggagcgtggacaggtatgtatatactttattattttacactaaaggcaagggctgcatgggcatcACTAacgatataaatatatatatatatatatatacacagtggtacctcggtttaagagtaacttggattaagagccttttgcaagaagagctcacagtttttcaaaattgtaactagGATTAagtgcattgctttggtttaagagctccctgtacggggtgggagggggagcggggcagGGGTATGGTCTCCATAGCGTcttcagcactgtactctgacccaggaagtctccctcaccttccaaaatatggcagatccacttcaggctggggcttacatcaggagacaggactgtggaggtaatctcttcatagctgtaacccctctctccctggacagagagtgctgcatgtacagtatgtgcccaagtctgccctgctcattccttcatgctccttgcagttTTTGTCAGCCCCTatatttcccattctctccattcctgctataatgtgcctacacttacactcctccattcacactgctgcataaaaaagtttctgtcagtgtcctcctgcacagctctgtgattctcacttcctgattggtccatgctgattggtcccccttccccattgctgtcatgtgaccacacagacctctaacagcagccctgtttctctattctagcctgttgtactactctactgcattatggggatttgcagttccatcctgtatctacaaactgtggctgtttcttcaggtttatgcattTTACTTCACTATAAATtaaactccacatgctgattgctatactgtacagtaacctataggccaggttcagactatgtaactgtgcggctgtatttgcggctgtaattgtgcggcggtatttttggtggttcatgcgtacgctggaaagtataggatatacggctgcacagtgcacactatgtctgaatctacggcccgatcgtaaacggacccgtaaaaaatgaacaagaccattgtttgcggctggaaacgcggccgtggattgacaggcggtccgtacggagtacttcaaaaatagccggcaatgatgccgaatgccgatgcctctaatagttaatatattaaattaataaaacacattttctttgtaataaagtccctttcgttgttcaataatttaattctaacgaatccatcattgtgcaattaaatatactgttaaaataaatatatatataaataaataaatgtatatttatatatatatttattttttgacagtatatttaattgcacaatgatggattcgttagaattaaattattgaccaacgaaactgaatttatttaatcgaaaatgtgttttattaattaaatattaattagtacaggaagctccataagccgttaattcatattcccggcaatagagctttctgtactaatcatcactttactttaatgaaaacatcaaatgtttcttctaattatgttatcacaatagcattattagaagaaacatttagaattatatgtgcgctcagctgattggctgatcggctcagcgcacatataatgagccggtccgcagtacagtgacttcattgtgctgcggaccagcgaagaggacacatcggggtaagtatagagctctccccaccccctcccttgcactgcacccctcccagcaaggaagggggggtcagttaaccccttccttgctgggatgggtgcagtctgacatcagtctggcccccaaggggttaagggggatgcaatacatcctcccttaaccccttgggggccagactgtaagcagcgatctgtaaagatgctgcatactgtaaggtgcacaacaccgctcacaatgatgggtgttgtgctcctgtttgtgtgttttttgtgtgtttctccctttttgtttttcagatatcggtatcctggggattacgtcggattccgtggactacgtcgatgaccagcgtttttttttttgtttttttttaataaaatggtcaatgaggggtgtgggggtgtttttatttgaataaaaaattttttttacttgtgtcttgtctttatttctttactttatagacttagtagtggaagccgtctaatagacggaatccattactaagttggggcctagtgttagcctgtataaaatggctaacactaaccccctattattaccccagtacccaatgccaccaggggtactgggaagagctgggtgccagtggtcccggagcgtcaaaattggcgctcctggaccgggcggaagcaggctggtaagatttaggctggggagggcctaaaccaatggctcttcccaccctgttgttaccaggctgctgtcgtttggtttttaacccggctggttataaaaataggggggaccctatgcgtttttttttaaaaataaataaataataaaaaaaacccgcatagggtcccccctatttttataaccagccgggttaaaaaccaaacgacagcagcctggtaacaccagggtgggaagagccattggtttaggccctccccagcctaaatcttaccagcctgctgccgcccggtccaggggcgccaattttgacgctccgggaccactggcacccggctcttcccagtacccctggtggcattgggtactggggttataatagggggttagtgttagccattttataccggctaacactaggccccaacttagtaatggattccgtctattagacggcttccactactaagtctataaagtaaagaaataaagacaagacacaagtaaaaaaaaatttttattcaaataaaaacacccccacacccctcattgaccattttatttaaaaaaaaaccgctggtcatcgacgtagtccacggaatccgacgtaatccccaggataccgatatctgaaaaacaaaaagggagaaacacacaaaacacacacaaacaggagcacaacagactgatgtcagactgcatccatcccagcaaggaaggggttaactgacccccccttccttgctgggaggggtgcagtgctggggagggggtggggagagctctatactcaccccgatgtgtcctcttcgctggtccgcagcacaatgaagtcactgtactgcggaccggctcattatatgtgcgctcagccaatcagtaattaATCAtaattaattattgaacaacgaaaggcactttattacaacgaaaatgtgttttattattttaatagattaaccatgagagacatcggcattactgcagaggatcgcaaaccccggtaatagcaattcaggtaaactgtgttccctgctttcccagatgcatccagaggtgtttgcatcactttcttaagattttatttgttatttttagttgaaccagatttcaaagtaaatgaccgtatgttttgagccgcatgtctattttttcccacggccgtagtttcatccgcacatttacagccgcataaaaaatacagccgcacagttacatagtgtgaacctagccccaatatgacatattcagctgtttatcatTGTCTGTTTGGGggatatggaaccaattgtctgcatattagtgattccttatgggaaaatttgtttttgttttagagTGGATTTGTactacaagcacggtcccggattgaattatgctcgtaatccaaggcaccactatatatatatatatatatatatatatatatatatatacacacacacacacagacctttCTGCATGATAGTCGGGCCATGGGAAAGGCTTCGAAGGCAAGTACTcgtctagcagatcagtgcttatCTGGAACATTGGGCCGTGTAAAAGTTTTCTCAaagtccagggatgatgggaaaagTAGTTTTGCAAGAGTTGTTGCTTGTAAAAACTTTGCACTTTCTTAtatagtgatccctcaacttacaatggcctcaggatacaatatttccTTTCTAGACCATCGTAACTTAAACCAGGCTcagcatacaatgctacagacagtccagcattgcggcacatgtgaataagTAGATAatcgaccaataaaagtggccattttaactgTAAAATCCCAGTAAATATTTTGGGACTTCAGCACCAATTacaagttttccatagagttatggTCTCAACATACAGTGGTTCAAACATAGAATGGTCgtcccagaaccaattaatattgtatgttgagggaccactgtatctgaAAAAATTAGAGGGACACAGTTTCCTCATCcctgacttaaagggatattcacatCCCTACAGAATAGGGTATAATAAGCTGACTGATGGGGGACTGAACCTGAACCTTAACACTGTTAGGTGATGTATTGGGCGCTGTGGATCCTATATCCTATCCTGCTTCTATATATAATGCACTCATTTGTAGATGTCCTCTCTATGCATGCATGGTGTCCTCCCATATTCTCCATCCTATAGTTCTCCGGTTGTCGCGGGTTGTCAGTTTCGCACTAGCTGGAGATCCACCTTTCAGAGATTACTGGTAAATACAATAGAGGGTAAGTAATACATACCCTCTGGTCATTAGATATGAGACACTGACCAAGAACTCTCGCCACGGGGCCCAGTGTATATTAAATATTTAACATTCACATTAAATACGGCCATCAGATAAAAATAAATGCACAATAAAAGCCGACAGAGCGTGACCTTTCCCTCCTCGCTTTTCTAGTTGCTTAAGCAATTAGTTGTGTAAATCATGACCTTTAAGAACTCAGAGTACAACGACTCCCACAGCCGGTGGGGAGCTTGGAATGAGGCCTAATGTACTGGTAACATGGCTATACACTATAGCTgtgttaataaaatatataaaatatgggAATATGATCAGAGAGATGAACACAAGCCATGAATCATGTATGTTATCA
This sequence is a window from Dendropsophus ebraccatus isolate aDenEbr1 chromosome 15, aDenEbr1.pat, whole genome shotgun sequence. Protein-coding genes within it:
- the CNIH3 gene encoding protein cornichon homolog 3, producing MAVYEITYPCKIIAFDELRTDFKSPIDQCNPAHARERLRNIERICFLLRKLVLPEYSIHSLFCIMFLCAEEWLTLGLNAPLLFYHIWRYFHCPADSSELAYDPPVVMNASTLSYCQKEAWCKLAFYLLSFFYYLYCMIYTLMSS